The Salvelinus fontinalis isolate EN_2023a chromosome 7, ASM2944872v1, whole genome shotgun sequence genomic sequence CACTGGGTTCTGTTACAATACGCTGTACATCAGGACATTGCTCATCATCTGGTAATGAAACATGGCATCTGCTTAACGGAcggcaaaaacaaaacaaacacacaaaacgCATGGAAAGATTTGACATGCAGTTGTTGTTGGAAGCAGACATGAAAAACAAGGTTAGTGACTTAAAAGGAAAGCAGAACCAACATGGAAGACGAAACAAAGATGGCGTGTTCAGGATAGAAACAGAAATTCAGAGAGAAATGGGATGAAACGTGATGAAATATGAaaagtcaaattgccagggtaaaGCACACAGATTTGATCAAACACCACCATCAAAAGGCAGCAGTTTATCATTAGGCTAAAGGTAGCCGCGCTGTTCAGTGTCTTCCATGACAGTAGCGTTATCATGCTAACACACACCTTTAGTTGGGCAGTACAAGCTAGGGTTGACCAAAAGCACCGCACACCAAGCATGCTAGCTACCACCCAGGCGCAGCCTACTACTAAACTGCTAGAGTGAAATGACATCAAAGCACTAGGGCCATGGAGAGATGGGAGATGAAGTCCAATGAGGTGTTCCACAACCTCTTTACCCATGACAAGATGGACTACATAGACTTCACCTCCCAGCTTGCACCTGGGCAAAGTGTTTTACAAATGTTCTCTAGACTAGTAAAGTCGCTTGCTCATTGCTAAGGTTCCACACTAGGTGGCTCTAGTGTTAGAGGCAGTGCTATGAGTAATATTCAGAAGGTGCAGCAGCCCAGAGATCATTAGTCAGTTCAATCAGCCAGCCAGCAGGGGACAGAGTAGACTGAACAACCAGAGTAGCCAGCTTAAGGGACAGGGGACATACCTCGATggcagtgagcttgtccagggggGTCTGGGGGGACATGGCTGGGCTGACATGgctggaggagggggagatggagatggaagAAGAGGTAGAGGAGGCGGAGGTGGGGGAGTGGTGGCTCTGCTGAATAAGGTCTGGCAGCAGGTGAATGCGGCCGGCAAAGCCGTTTTTCTCCTGGTGACCGTTACCAGGACCGGGAGGGGTATGTGCTTGAACGGCTTGACCGTGAGCCACACTGGGACccgaggaggatgaagagacatTGACCACCGGGCGCTTTTTGTCGCCCGCGCTCTGTAACCAAGAACAACCTCAACTTCTATCTCGTTGTTTCCCACTAGTAACTGTACATGATAGTATGCTTTACCAGCAAACAAAGACTCAAAATAGGAAATCAAACAAGATGATAACTGAAACCAGGGGTGgaagtgggtgggtggggggaatATATGGCTTACATTTAGTACTACAGACAAAAGAGAGGAGACATGATAACAACCAGAGGGTCTTCTGCAGTCCTACCTGTCTGATGACCAAGGTGCCATCCTTGGAGGGTGTGGTAAGGTCGTTCTCTGAGTCGTCGTGGGCCAGTAAGGTCTTCAGGGATGCAGTCTCTCCGTTACTCAGACCTCTCCTGGTGTAAACAGTACGTCTCATATTCAAACTCCAATTATTAATAATACATGGGACTTGTATAATCGCACTTTTCAATGACCCAAATGACTCACCTCATACAAGTCTTTCTATACTATATAGTATATATCATATGATCGACTTTTCATGTTGATCTAATATAACATCAAGGTGTGCCGCCCGCTCCATCCAAAAGCCTTTCTTTAAGGCCCAGAGTTCATAAAGCATCAGAGAGTGCTGATCtatgatcagttttgcctttcagatcataatgaatgaGATTACATGGACGGGAGGAAACCTGAGTGCAGACTAAGagactttgtgaatacaggcccaggtCAGAgttgagaggtcagaggtcagggttgtTACGTACCCGGCCCTGGTATCCTCTGCTCCGGAGGTGGACTCGTCTGCTGCGTCCTGGTCCACTTCTTCATCGTCGTCTTCGTCGGTGGTGCCCGACTCCTCGCTGGAGGAGGAGTAGTCTGTCACCTTGTGGGGGGGCCGCACATCCTCCACTGCCCGCAGCTCTTTGGCCAGGGCCGTCAGGTCCTAGAGGTCAGAAGTCAAGGAGGGGTCAAATAAGGCTCTGAATATTTTTTGTACTCCCTTTCCTAATGTCATCACTGATTTAAACCATGTCAGATCACTGACTACTAGTCTTACAGGGGGAGGATGCATGGTCAAAGGATTGAATCATTCCCCATACATTAAGGCCATAACATTAACATCAGTTAAGAGCAAGCCAACATAGGCTACTGAAAACAGCGTGATGTGCCAGGTAACAACTGGACTGGTGATAGAGTAAGAGAAACTGGATTGGGACGGAGCAGGCAGGAGGCAAGAAGACAGCAGGGAGAACGGCAGGTCAGAGGTGCATCGTCAGCCAATCACGTGGCAGccaaggagaggaggaccaatgagGCAAATGGAAAAGCGATGGAATTGGGCACTGAGCTTCTCACAGGACAACCCTCTTCTGAAACGGTTTAGCATACATGGTGGCCCATGCAGTGTGGAAATAAGCATAGCAACAGAGCATGAAATTCTTATGCACGCTTGCTTACCACGTCACCCTATACAATTCCCCCCATAATCACATCGTTGGAGTAATGGGATGCCACAGGTTGTCGTGTCATGGCCCATAGGGAACACCAAAAGATAAGACAATGGGATAGTCAGTCAGTCATACAAACACCACCAcactgttactgtagcaggctgcAGTGCTGGCCTGGTTTACAGCCAGATGCAGGGACCACTACCACAACAGTATGTGGATACAGTCATAAGAGACAGGTTCTTACGGCTGGCCGGTTGGGTCGGGCAAAGTCCTTCTTGTCGTCAGGCTTTTTGGCAGCGTTGTCGGGGCGTTGCAGTGGGGAGCCCTCAGACTTAGACGATgctggaggagaggatggtaAACCAACGTCAGTGGAAGACCTACAAGAAGCTAAATGCAGTATTGTACATCcagtatgctgtgtgtgtgtgtgtgtgtgtgtgtgtgtgtgtgtgtgtgtgtgtgtgttactcacagCGTGCTCTGAACCTCTCCCCAGAGCCGGCCTGGGAGCTGGAGTTGGAAGAGCCAGAGGAGCTGCCACTGCCAGGCCTGGGAACCAGCTTCTCCACTCGGTCCCAGAGCAGACGTGGCTCCGCATTACTGGAAGACAcacaacacaggagagagattgaaaacacacacacacacacacacacacttccccataCCCACCCCACAAACAATTTAACTTTTTCAAACACCACACAGAGTTGACCGCCTACCTGCCGGCGCTCCTCTGTACTGCCTGGTTGCTAGGCGGGGCAGAGGCctggagaggagagtctctgCGTGACAACACAGGGGACCTGGACGTTGTCCTCACTGGAACCTGTGGTAGTCAAGACAGACGCCCTCACACACCTGGCTACAGGAGCAtaaaccaccaccacacagcagGGCCTAGCACCGCTGCATAGCCCCAATCCCTCTTCCCAAATGGGGCTTCTACCCTCCAACTACAAATATATCGCTGGATCATTTTATTCATCTACAAAGACATGGATATTGGTAATGGACCCAGATCATTATTCAATAGCTATGATCTATTATCCCCACCAGGCAGTTCAGGATTTTCCAAACTCAGGAAACCCTGCTCTAGGTATTGGTTTTGGTCGGCCCTCCGTTACATTAGTGAACAGTGAATATGATGGGCATGCATGATGTACACGGTGAAGTACTAGAAGAGGAACTACTCATGAAGCCATGCAGGACCATATGGTGTGTAGTTAGCCAGTGGAAGCACAGCACTGATTGAGTAAAGCTAGTTATTATagggactccagtacagtacactgGGACAATTGCAGCTACAACCAGGAGTTATAATCAGTCACTGATTATACTACTGGACCAGACCACTAGTCTAATCTACCTTATTGTAGCTCTACACTATGCTGTGGGACTTAGCCTTATAATGGCGAAGGCAAAAGCCCACAGTGTAATCCCACTGGTGTTGAATGGGACACCCAGAGAGGCTGTAGACATGGCTAGCTTGCCCTTGAGGGGACCACAGATGGGGGCTGAAAAAGGGGGTCCTCTGGGGTGTCCTTTCTTACCCTGGGGGGCACCTCGTCGCTGGGGCCCGAGGCAGGGGGCTGGGGGTCAGTGCGTGCAGCTGATGGCGCGGCAGCAGAGGGGTGAAGGTGGTGGTTGTGGGGCTCCTGGGAGTGCAGATGGAGATGTGCAAAACTAGGAACCGCGGGTTCACTGAAGGAATGGGAGCGAGACACGACGGGGGGCGGGGCGGCGCTGCTGCTCTTAAGAGCGGCCAGGTGGGACCACTGGAccttccagacagacagacacacagaggggagagaacaggggggaggtaggagggagggggagaaggtcaaaccacagagtgaaggaacagAGATGATGGACATGGCTGAAAACATATGCATATACATGTAACATATGCATATAATAGACATGCATTGCACGTAGACGTCATGCAGTCAGACGTACACATACGAAACCGTCAAACAGGTTCACGCACAAAAACATTTACAGTAATGACAAATAATAGGATAGATGATAGAAAATAGATAGATAATAGATAGATGAAtggcacagtgtgaggggaacggAGATGAGTGAAGGGGAGCCAAGCAGCCAATCACATGCAGCCTCCTCTGGCATCCTGGGTAATGTTTATCACGCCACTGAAGGGACAACCTTTTGCTCAGGTCAATTAGTGGAAGGTTCCAGAAATCGCACTATGACACATAAAAGATATGAGTAGATCTACTGACATCACGGAGCACGTCATTGTATTGGGACCTCTACTAGCTCATCCACAGAGATTCATCATTCCATACCTGTGTGGGTGCTAGAATGGACAACTCGTGGAGACAATGCCTTGCTGTCAGATAACCTACTGTATGGAGAGcagtagatggagagagaggagggaaggatgaGGAGGGGTTTACCTGTGGTTCCATGGGCCGGTGCATGGCAGGCGGAACAGACTCGGAGGAGGAGCTGCCGTTAGAGAATGGTTCGGAGCGGGGGGGCACGGGGGGCTGCTTGGTGGGTGGGGCGCTCTGGGGGGAGCCCTGAATGTTCTTTCGGAAGCGCTCGTCGGCCTGGGAgtgcaggacagacagacagggtcagtGAGGATCAGCAGGGTCAAGGTTGAGGCATTAACGCAACGACAAAATACACAAGGAGAACGAGGAAGAGTCAACACTGAAGCCGACGCCTTGTTATCGACAGGGAGGGAAAGTCTGCTGACATGCACACGAGCCCACCTCAGACAGTCTGTTAATGACATCTTACACCTCCAGGGGGAGTCATCCCAGAgaacacagtctctctctaggacccAGCAGCACACATACATTAGTGTGGGCCTGAGCTGACCACATGCATAACAACCTCTCCAGTCACTTACCTGAAGAGTACAAGGCACAGCCGCATAACAAACCATCACGCTTATTTAGTATGTATGTGAGTGGAAGACaagagcaggaacccggactACTTTGTCTGCTTTTCATCACTGCGGCAGAGACAGCAATACAACTGGTAATTCACAAGAATGTGTGAAGTACTGACAGCTTCGACTTATCACCTACTGCTTAAGGCTATATCAATTCAAGCCTGTTGATTTAAATATTTGTGTTACATTCAGGTATGGCAACTCAACTGTGAATACATATGAAAGAAAATAGATGCATTTTTATGAAATTAATTACAGCTGACTAATGGCAAGAGAAAATGTACCGTGTTTTACGTAATAAAACCATTTGGTCCTAAACGCAAAATGATGTTGACAGAGATCCAGCTTGCAGCGCTTCAGTCTATACTTAGTCTTTTTCTTGCTCAGTCCTCTTAAGATTCAGATACGTCATCCTCAAGACGTTTTAGTAGAGAAGCATCAGATAGTCAAGCAAAGACTAGAGCCAGAAGTGAAGCAACACAGCTGTGCATTAGTTCAGTTTTAGAGAGGTGGTGGTTGTGAGCGACTGGCTTTCTTTTCTctcactgtcctctcctcttaCCCGGAAGGTCAAACAAAATGGTTGGCTGAGAAGTCTATTCGCTAATAATTTTGTGTAGCGCCACCAAATCAGAAACAGACAACGACATTGTTATCCTAGTAAGGTAAAGTTACAGGCTATTTTGTGTCGCATACATTAAACGCAGCGCTACATTGGATTGTGTGAGGTATTAAACACTATTTTAAGACGATAActgaaagaaaaaagaaaaccaTAACTCCAGCTCACACCACCAGGACTAATATAACACGCTGTGTGGGGCAGGCAGCTAGAATAGAAGTAGCAGCAGGAAGCAGGAGAAGGAAGTGATGTTGTGTTGGGGTTCACCTCTCTGATTGGCTGAGGATCACCAAGAGCGTCGCTAGGCTCCGAGTGGTCGGTCTGTGGGGACTTGGGGCCGTCTAGGCCCTCGGTCTGTGAGGGTTTAGTAACATCTGTGGACTGGGTGGCTAGCGCATCGCTATTGTCAGAGGGGGTATTGTCTGAGTCTTCAACACTGTTTGGGGACAGTTTCTGAGGGGTCTTGGTAGTATTATCCCAGGACATGGTTTGTGGGGACTTTGTGGTATCTGAGGACATTCTCCGGGTGGCGTTAGCAGGAACGTTGTCCAGGAAGTGGGTTTGTGGGGACCTAGTGTTATCGCAGGACGTTCTCCGTGAAGCAATAGCATTAACATTGTTGAGGAAGTGGAGTTGTGGTGCTGGGGCTCTATCGCCTACGGGGCCTGGAGACTTTGTCTGAGGGGCTTTGCTAGTACTGTCAGGGGACATTGTCTTGGGGTCTTCAGTCTTTTCGCAGGGCTGCGGTGGTTTATTGTCGTGCTGGAGGGACAGCAGATAGGCCTGCTCCTGCTGCAGACGCTTGTGGAGACGCTCTGCCTTCCGCTGCTCCTCCAGCTCCCTCCATTTGAACTCCTGATGCAGAGTGCGCGGCTGAGTTGAGGCACATTAGACATGGGGGAAAGTGGCTAATGGCATGTATAAGCTAATGCTGCCTTGGGGGGCATTTCTATTAAATTAAGCACTTGAAGACTGGTTCAGCCTAGTTCTATAAAGATGACGTAAACTTGATAAATTAAAGCCTACAAACATGTTAAATAAAGTCTACAATAAGATGCAGATTCTTTCATTTCATTACCcacaaataaattcatgttaCAACCTTCTTTTGCGAGTAATAGAAACAAAGTTGAGGATTGGGTGAATAGTGTTGAATGGTTCAATTTATGGGAAGCAAGACAGAATGGTGAATGCTGAGCAATAAAGAAACAaaaaggtatatatatatacacacacatctctctctcaactaATTTCCTCAGGATGTGAATGTAACCAGAGACACCGACCGAGAAACATAGGAACTCCATCTTCCTGTAGGGTATTTCCGAATGACAAATCTATACAACAGCTAACATCAACTATATATCATACAATATAGCAATAACACCTTGCCTTGATTACCATTTATGTTCTAGAAAAGAGCTTGCTCCTAAATGTGCGATCCAGTCCTGAAAACAGGGTCTTTCTCAGTGGGGTGCAACATTTACAACGTTGTCAATACAAATGTAATAGAATACACCTCCAGACACCATTCCCTGTTCTACTTAACAAAGACTGGGTGTTCTACGTAACCAATTTCTGAACGTCCTGTAACGTTGCACCCTCCTGAACGCGCCCCTGGAAAGTAAGTGGTAGGATGCAAGTTTCTTACCAGGAGCATGGCTTGTTCATGGAGCAGCTGCTGCTGCAGGATCTCCAGGTGCCTCTGCTCCTCTTCCAGCTGCCGACGAATGTACTCCTGTCAATCAAACACAGCCTCCATGATTGGATGAAATACAGGAAGTGACAAAACTGCCCAGCATGTAGGCCAATTAGAGTGCTTCTTGTCACTTAAAGACCTACCTGCTCACGGTCGctcctcctcttttcctcctccgCCCTCCGGCGCTCGTCGTCCTCTTTCCGCCGTCGTTCCATCTCCTCCATGCGCCTCTTCTCCTCCTGCTCGCGGCGGCGCTGCTCGCGCTCCTGCTGCCTCCTCATCTCGCGCTCGCGCCGCTGTTGCTGTGAGGCACCAGGagggggtgacagagagagaacctcAGGGATACGACAGACAGGGAGAGCTGAAATTCTAGTTGGGATTCCCTGTTCAAAGATATTATGAGATATCGCTGCTACTATGGCAATGATTTTCCATAGTAGCAGTGATCTGAATGATTTGAGGAAaacaagagaggatgggaagtcAAATACAGGCTTTGGTGAATTGATCAAGCGAGGAGCAGCTGTCTATAGATCTAGAAATATAGGACGCCTTTCATCCTTGTAATGGCAGtcttctgtgacagcatgggctgCGTCATTGTGGGCTATCCAAGTTCGACCCTCTATGGGGTGATCACAGTTTCTCTGTCCAATCGTGGCTGCAGGATCAACCTACACCCCGCCCATTTCTTCAGACAACAGAACTAGCCAATTAGAGTTATTCAGAGCATGCAGCACCTCACACTGTACTTGAACCCTAAATTCTACATACAAGTTTTACTAAAAACAAAATCAATGAATCAATGTTTATTAACTCTACCTCCTCCAGtcgcctcctctgctccttctGTTGCTCAATGCGTTTCTGTCTCTCGGCCAATAGTTGGCGCTTGTACTCCTCCTGCTCACGGAGCTGCTGCTCCTGCAGGAGCTGCTGTCGGCGCAGCGCCTCCGAGCGCTCCTTGTTCTCCTGCTGCAGCCGGATGAAGTCCTTACGCAGCGTCGACTCCCCCGGCATGTTCACTATGGAGCTGCAGGGTGGACCAGCGGATACGAGGGAATAGTCATTTGGTTCAAGGGAACAGTATGTTAGTTCATGAGTTAATTCAATGGAATGGTGAGTTAGTTCATGATTTTGTTCAAGGGAATAGTTGGTTAGTTTCTGTGTCCGATGGGTGGAGTTGTTTAGCGATTCCAGGTAGGCGTTCACTACACTGGTGGCAGGTGAGGAGTGCTATCCCGCTAGATTGTGAATTGCAAAATGAACTGTGTACATCAACATGTAACACTAAGACATTACCTaggctctccctcttgctctccagcatcctcctcttcctcctcactccCGCTGTACtcatattcagtctcatctgaaaaaCAAGACGTGGATAGTGTGGCAAGACGTAGAAACATGGGCTATTCAGTGTAAATTCAGTGTAAAAGCACATTAAAAAGGCCCAAAGCAGATGTTATGTCAACagcaaataatttctgggtaacaattaagtatgttaatgtgattgttttcaattaaaatggttcttagcaaagagcaatttataCTCCCAAAGTATCTGGGATTGGTCTGAGTTGGGAAAATGGTTTTGAAACAAGCAGAGATTTCAGGcaatcttttcaaacagctcttacactaaaagggcacggtcatcattttcacagtattactttAAGACTCTGTGATTGAACAGGTAGACTCacctttctcccccctcttcttctTGGTGCGGTCGATGTGGTCTTTGAGCTGGATGCGGACCTGCCTCTCGTTGGGCTGGTCCCTGATGAAGGGGTGCTTGAGCAGCTGCTCGGTGGGGGGGCGCTGGTTGTAGTTCTTCACCAGGGAGCCCTCGATGAAGCTGCAAAACTTCTTAGacctgaaaggggggggggggggggtcaagacaGATGAGGTCGCTAATGAGATTACCACCAGCCGTATTACCACCAGTAATCATGTGGACCGAGGGGCTCGTTGTCTGACATAAAATAAATCAATCTTCTACAACCCTCTGACAGACAAACTAAACTTACCGTCAAAAGGGCCTGAGAAACTACAAGTCTGAAATAGGAAGATCCTGTTTTATCCATTTAGACAGAAATCCAGTGAGCCTTTCATAACTTATATACAATGAATATTGTGGGAAAAACCCGTCTCAGAAGAAAAGCGGTCATAATCGTAAATGCACCGGTGCCAGAGGAAAGTCTCAGAGGGTTGAGTTTTCCCCTGGAATGAGGGCTGGGGAGCCTCGCCGTGAGCCAACAGGCCTTCCTCCCATGTGCCACAGCTgttcagagaggaggaggagggaggagagcgagagaggagacctCTAAACCCAGCTGACAGAATCTTGGTAActtaccacttcttagacttgagTCGCGGGGGAGGGTTCCTTGGGATGAGGAAGAGTGCTCGCATCGGATGCATGTCGCACAGCGCTGAAagtgaacacacacaccagaaGGGATAAAGGAGGAAATCCGTATAAACATGACAGCGAGAAAAGCAAAAGACAAGGGCAGAAGGAACCAACAGAGTTGCCATCTAAAAGAGACGATAGAGGTGGGATCTGGGGAAGGTAGGTACTTACGAGGAGCTCCTTCGGCCATTTCAATGGCAGTGATTCCAGTGGACCATAAGTCACTCTGAGAGAAACACAGTGAGAGAGGCATCAGacatagcaacacacacacacacacacacacacacacacacactacatcagtACTGAAGAGCAACATCCTCGACCCCACATCGTACCAGTAGCTAAAGATGTCAAGGAGGACATAGGGGGCAGGTTCATATAAGGGCTAAAACATCTGAGTACTGTGTGGAAGAGGGCGAGGGTCATACTCTGTAGTCGTAGGTGGCCTCAGGGTTCTCGTCACAGGCGATGACTTCGGGCGCCATCCAATAGGGCGTCCCGATGAATGTGTTCCTCCTCCCCACCGTCCGATCCAACTGGGCACTCACGCCAAAGTCCACTGAGAAGACAACCAATCAGAAGAGACAAGTTGAAACTAGTTATATACAACTGCATTGCAGTAAACGCCTAGACAAGGTGACTGGCTAAAATGGCTATGATTTTGGAGCTGAGATTGGTCTAAACCCTGCAGCTGCCAATCAGGGTTGTTGTCCGTAACGTACAAAACATAATGTCACTCACCAAGCTTGACCTCGGCGTTCTCTGTGAGCAGGACGTTCTGTCCCTTGATGTCACGGTGGATGACGTGGTGGGCGTGCAGGTGGGCCAGTccctgaagaggaggagggaggtgtgtagaggtgagaCCACATGTCTAAGACCAGAGCTGAGCATTGATAGAGTTCTATTTACATGTGTATTACGCAATGAACAAGGAGACTGAAGACAGGAAAAGGTAGAAGgaaagaggggatggagggggccGGAGGAGAGGCTCACCCGGAGGATTTCTCTGGAGATGTAGGCGATCCAGTCCTCCTTGAGCTGGTTGCCTTTAGTGTTCTTCACCAGGTCTGTGATGGAGCCCGCCCCACAGAACTCCATCACCAGctacaggaaacacacacacactcagatgaATACATAAGCACTTCTAAGGCTAAATGAGTGGCAAAACAGTAAAAGACTTAGGGATATTGCTCTGACTTATGCTACTGTAGATTTACCAGTTATGATTATTCAGCCATTGGGAAACACTCCTACTAGACACTCACCCACAGTTGGTCATCATGCCCCGGGGGACTCTTCTTGATAAAAGCACCGTAGTACGTGGCAATGTTTCTGTGATGGGAGTACTTCTTGAGCATATTGATCTCCAGTTTGatttcctcttcctcatcctacaggcacacagacaccaTTAGTCATTAGATAAAGAGAGAAGGCCGCAGGAGGAAGACGTCTTAGGAAAACAACTATCGTGTGTGTGGACGGTTACAGATGGATAACAGTCAATCATTTCCCACATTCCACAAAGGCCAAGTCTCGTGAGGGTTGGTAAGTGCCTTTGTAGAGGGGAATTAAACCTTCATTCATTCACGGGCCCCTAAACAATGTGACATCTCGGCTACGCAGTACACACACTGCCCTAACGACTTCTTTGTTTGGGAATTAATGATGTATGTATCtcattgtgtgagtgtgtgtgtgtggtccatgGCAGACAGAATCCATTATACTATCTGTGACCCATCTCTCTGTACGACTTAGGGGTGTGAACATTTAAACTAAATTAAGAAAAATCCCAAACAGAAACGTTTTCTTTCCACAAAATTAAAATCACAGTGCAGTTACATATTATTTTCCGTGTTAGAGTAAATAGGCTGTGAAAGGCCTGGCGAAAgttgtgcaatttaaatagaACCAGAGATGACGAGACGAACTTTAGGCTACTTTGGTGAATTTGCGAATCAAGGAAGACAAGACATTGCGAGAGACAGATTCCCAAGACATATGAGCACGGTTCTGGCTGCCCCCTCTGCCCACTCCCTGGCTCGCCTGCTCTTTCTCTTCTCTAATGATGCGAGTGTGTACGGCATTCCATTGTGAGACACAGCTTTTGATTGCCGATAGAtagtcagaaccgtgcactaggcctgtCTGCCTGGGTCCCAACCTGCCTATACTGTGCACCGCTCCTCTCTCGCCATCCAAGATGCGAGTGTTTGTTTTCACGGAATTACGGCAACAAATCAGTCTCCTCCGTTCTAAAAATACTTAATCTTAGGAGTCACATGGGTGTCGACGTATCAATTATTTTTGAGTCGACTCTCATACATTATGCCATCGTAGTTAACGGATGGAAAAACACAGAAAGGCAAGCGACAGCAGCTAAGCCCTGTATGGCAATactttgagaagttaaatgagaaggaaATGCAAACTTTGTGAGGTGGAATTTaggtacaggtgcaatgcttaaccatctggaAAAGGACTAACCGTGAGACCCAAACCGTTGCTGGCAATAGCGCAGCAGCATTGGGAATTGACGTGGTTTTTTATGAATTTTTCTTATTGTTTAtacagaaaatatattttttaattatttaaAAGACTTTTCATTTGTCACATCCCCAATACAACTGTACATGTATACATCAAATCCCCTCAGCTAAACTGGAATTCCATTAGAGCCCATGCCTACACATTTATTTCCAATTACAGGagataatcttttttttttaattttttatcagGCTTTTCAGCAGTAGAATATGATTTTAATGTGCTATCCCCATTCCCCACATCCATAACCTCCACACACAACCCCTCACAAATCAATGGGGTTTTACACATCCAAGACCTAAACACCCACATaacagcctccctcccccacctcacATGAAAACCGAGGAAGACCGCGAAAGGTCACCCCGCCAGTAGCTAAATCTCTTGTGTTGCAACAACTTAAAGAATGATTAACAGTGACAGTAACTGACACACTGCAAGTGTTAAACCCCAAGCCTTACAGAGAGCCCTGGTGGGAAGGAGGAGTCTGGACGATGGGGACATTAGTGAAGAGCGATACCCAGTTACTGTGCCGTTGGTGGTGCGTTTAAAGATGTACGTAGGTACACGCACACAGTTCTCTTCCACCAGACCCTTCCAGTACCAGCAGGTAGGGGCTGTCTGTCGGCTGTGCAGGCAGCCGTATTGCTGTGCAGGCAGCAGTTTCCCGCAGCTGTTTGTGAACAGGGACAGGCGGCTGGCTGCCTGAGCATTCCTGACAATCACTAGGACAAAAACGAAGGGGGGGGCCTCACTTTTGGGtatgtcattgtccatttagacaGAAATGTACATTTCATTGCCACTATCATTCAAGCGGTTAACTCAGCACCATGTAGGTCAAAGGGTAAAACAATACACAGCATAGCCAGGCATTTAAACTGGGAGAGCAGAGCATGGAGCTGGCTAACAGTGCTGCCCAGGACTGCCAtgcccacctctccctctctcagtaacagTTTGCCAGGACAA encodes the following:
- the LOC129859695 gene encoding mitogen-activated protein kinase kinase kinase kinase 4-like isoform X8 translates to MANDSPAKSLVEIDLASLRDPAGIFELVEVVGNGTYGQVYKGRHVKTGQLAAIKVMDVTEDEEEEIKLEINMLKKYSHHRNIATYYGAFIKKSPPGHDDQLWLVMEFCGAGSITDLVKNTKGNQLKEDWIAYISREILRGLAHLHAHHVIHRDIKGQNVLLTENAEVKLVDFGVSAQLDRTVGRRNTFIGTPYWMAPEVIACDENPEATYDYRSDLWSTGITAIEMAEGAPPLCDMHPMRALFLIPRNPPPRLKSKKWSKKFCSFIEGSLVKNYNQRPPTEQLLKHPFIRDQPNERQVRIQLKDHIDRTKKKRGEKDETEYEYSGSEEEEEDAGEQEGEPSSIVNMPGESTLRKDFIRLQQENKERSEALRRQQLLQEQQLREQEEYKRQLLAERQKRIEQQKEQRRRLEEQQRREREMRRQQEREQRRREQEEKRRMEEMERRRKEDDERRRAEEEKRRSDREQEYIRRQLEEEQRHLEILQQQLLHEQAMLLADERFRKNIQGSPQSAPPTKQPPVPPRSEPFSNGSSSSESVPPAMHRPMEPQVPVRTTSRSPVLSRRDSPLQASAPPSNQAVQRSAGSNAEPRLLWDRVEKLVPRPGSGSSSGSSNSSSQAGSGERFRARSSSKSEGSPLQRPDNAAKKPDDKKDFARPNRPADLTALAKELRAVEDVRPPHKVTDYSSSSEESGTTDEDDDEEVDQDAADESTSGAEDTRAGRGLSNGETASLKTLLAHDDSENDLTTPSKDGTLVIRQTQSASNTMQKHKSSSSFTPFIDPRLLQVSPSSGSSLNNMAAFGNDGRLVDALRADPSRKGSVVNVNPVNTRPQSDTPEIRKYKKRFNSEILCAALWGVNLLVGTESGLMLLDRSGQGKVYPLISRRRIQQMDVLEGLNVLVTISGKKNKLRVYYLSWLRNKILHNDPEVEKKQGWVTVGELEGCVHYKVVKYERIKFLVLALKNSVEVYAWAPKPYHKFMAFKSFGDLVHKPLLVDLTVEEGQRLKVIYGSSNGFHAVDVDSGAVYDIYLPTHIQTNIQSHAIIILPNTDGIELLVCYEDEGVYVNTYGRITKDVVLQWGEMPTSVAYIRSNQIMGWGEKAIEIRSVETGHLDGVFMHKRAQRLKFLCERNDKVFFASVRSGGSSQVYFMTLGRTSLLSW